A genomic segment from Triticum dicoccoides isolate Atlit2015 ecotype Zavitan chromosome 1A, WEW_v2.0, whole genome shotgun sequence encodes:
- the LOC119349589 gene encoding uncharacterized protein LOC119349589: MGFIKEFMEVQAQDNTKLHVIHTNDLHKAATTIEQYERHLEFERHKIVGVDVEYTNDVGEDQKPALVQLSVGKDYPVLLFQLSATDKNCTRFNNFLADPRYTFAGFSIDGDIEMLGRIGLEIAHFVDIQKKWRVPTATKRLDSLGDVSGIIVHDYNNNMKKKLTNVEHQRWARMPLSMRHIEYAAKDAYAAYEI; this comes from the coding sequence ATGGGATTCATCAAGGAATTCATGGAGGTGCAGGCCCAGgacaacaccaagttgcacgtgaTCCACACCAACGACTTACACAAGGCGGCGACCACCATCGAGCAGTACGAGCGACACCTCGAATTcgagcgccacaagatcgtcggggttgatgtggagtacaccaaCGACGTTGGCGAAGATCAGAAACCAGCCCTCGTCCAGCTCTCCGTCGGCAAGGATTATCCGGTGTTGCTCTTCCAACTGAGCGCCACCGACAAGAACTGCACCAGGTTcaacaacttcctcgccgaccccagaTACACGTTTGctggcttctccatcgacggcgacatAGAGATGCTCGGGCGCATAGGACTAGAGATCGCCcacttcgtcgacatccagaagaAATGGAGGGTGCCTACAGCTACCAAGCGTCTGGACTCCCTTGGGGATGTCTCAGGCATCATTGTCCACGACTacaacaacaacatgaagaagaagctCACCAACGTAGAGCACCAGCGCTGGGCGCGCATGCCCCTAtccatgaggcacatcgagtaTGCAGCAAAAGATGCTTACGCTGCGTACGAGATATGA